One stretch of Abyssisolibacter fermentans DNA includes these proteins:
- a CDS encoding baseplate J/gp47 family protein: MERRFKDQTFENIMKRMLSKIPDNIDKREGSIIYDALAPACVEMTELYIELDNILELAFTETSNGKWLDMRCAEQGIYRKEAVKAQRVGIFNVKVPIDSRFSIDNVVYKTISEIDTVVEDKQYVLECEKAGEIGNTPIGNLLPLNYIDHLESAILSDILVSGTEEESDEALKLRYKQNSEQAPTSGNVFHYMQWAKEVKNVGAARVIPVWNGANSVKVLVVDDDLQQASDEIVNSVQEHIDPNITGLGKGTAPIGCKCTVESASITPINISAHINRVEVSKVSNIFKSKVELYFKDLIKQKWQSGDNYSVSYAKIGALLLECIVDAGGIDYNNLLINDVIANVELNDNVPALGLVVLE; the protein is encoded by the coding sequence GTGGAAAGAAGATTCAAAGATCAGACATTTGAAAATATAATGAAAAGAATGTTATCTAAGATTCCAGATAATATAGACAAAAGGGAAGGTTCTATAATATACGACGCTTTAGCCCCTGCTTGTGTAGAAATGACAGAATTATATATAGAGTTAGATAATATTCTAGAGCTTGCATTTACAGAGACAAGCAATGGTAAATGGTTAGATATGAGATGCGCAGAGCAGGGAATATACAGAAAAGAAGCAGTCAAAGCCCAAAGAGTCGGTATATTCAATGTAAAAGTTCCGATAGATTCACGCTTTAGTATAGATAATGTTGTATATAAGACGATAAGCGAAATTGACACAGTAGTAGAGGACAAGCAGTATGTACTAGAGTGTGAAAAGGCAGGAGAAATAGGAAATACACCTATAGGAAACTTACTTCCGTTAAACTATATAGATCACTTAGAAAGTGCTATTCTAAGTGATATTTTAGTTTCTGGGACAGAGGAAGAGAGTGATGAGGCATTAAAATTAAGATATAAACAAAATTCAGAACAGGCACCAACCAGCGGCAATGTTTTTCACTACATGCAGTGGGCAAAGGAAGTAAAAAATGTTGGAGCTGCAAGAGTAATACCTGTTTGGAATGGAGCAAACTCAGTCAAAGTATTAGTAGTAGATGATGATTTACAACAAGCTTCAGATGAAATAGTAAATAGTGTTCAAGAACACATAGACCCAAATATAACAGGCTTAGGTAAAGGAACAGCACCAATAGGCTGTAAATGCACAGTAGAAAGTGCATCAATAACACCAATAAATATTTCAGCACATATAAACAGAGTTGAGGTATCAAAGGTATCAAATATTTTCAAAAGCAAAGTAGAACTTTATTTCAAAGATTTAATAAAACAAAAATGGCAGTCAGGAGATAACTATTCAGTAAGCTATGCAAAAATAGGTGCATTATTACTAGAGTGTATAGTAGATGCAGGAGGTATAGATTACAACAATCTATTGATAAATGATGTAATAGCTAATGTAGAATTAAACGACAATGTACCAGCTTTAGGGTTGGTGGTTTTAGAATGA